In Flavobacterium sp. 83, the genomic window ATAATTGAATCCTTTTAAATCATCAATTGTTTTTGCATTAGTATCAATGATATAACGCACCATCATTCCTCTCGCCTTCTTGGCAAAAAAACTGATTATTTTAAGTTTACCATTTTTATAATCTTTAAATTCTGGTGTGATTACGGGAACTTTTAACGCTTTGACATCGATCACCGAAAAATATTCGGTACTGGCTAAATTAATAAACAATTCATCGTCTTTAAGTTCTTTATTCAATGCTTTTGTAACCGTTTTTTTCCAAAATTCATATAAATTTTTGCTTTCGCCAATGGGTAATTTTGTTCCCATTTCTAATCGATAGGCTTGCATGAGATCTAATGGTTTCAATAAACCATATAATCCCGATAATATCCTCAAACGATCTTGTAACATCTCTAATTTTTCTATTGGAATTGAATACGCCTCTAATCCAGTATACACATCTCCGTCAAAAGTAAAAACTGCAGGACGAGCGTTTTCTGTGGTGAACGGTGTTTTCCATTCTTGGTTTCGTTTCCAATTCAAATCAGCCAATTTATCAGAAATATTCATTAAATCAGACAACTGAGCAGGCTTTTTTTCTTTTAAAACTTTATGAACTTGTCGCGACTCTTTTAGAAACTGGGGTTCCGTATGCAATG contains:
- the yaaA gene encoding peroxide stress protein YaaA, producing MKIVISPAKSLNFEKELPTALHTEPQFLKESRQVHKVLKEKKPAQLSDLMNISDKLADLNWKRNQEWKTPFTTENARPAVFTFDGDVYTGLEAYSIPIEKLEMLQDRLRILSGLYGLLKPLDLMQAYRLEMGTKLPIGESKNLYEFWKKTVTKALNKELKDDELFINLASTEYFSVIDVKALKVPVITPEFKDYKNGKLKIISFFAKKARGMMVRYIIDTNAKTIDDLKGFNYEGYQFDANLSKGNHLVFTR